Proteins found in one Streptomyces sp. NBC_00461 genomic segment:
- a CDS encoding TetR/AcrR family transcriptional regulator yields the protein MAGRLRAPTGRYGGKTAVERQAERHRRFLDAALELFGGEPGYRATTVSALSEAAGLSTRQFYEEFRTLEDVLAALHLQVNDWAEEAVVTALADVQGLPLAERATGIFRSYAANVTGDPRRIRITFVEIIGVSPRLEEQRLARRSRWVDLICAEAESAAARGEAAPRDYRIAATAFIGSVNGLLHDWSAGWVDATLDEVVDELVQQLLAILRPPGWAAPAD from the coding sequence GTGGCGGGCAGGCTCAGGGCGCCGACCGGACGGTACGGCGGCAAGACCGCCGTGGAACGGCAGGCCGAACGGCACAGGAGGTTCCTGGACGCCGCTCTCGAACTGTTCGGCGGCGAACCCGGCTACCGGGCCACCACGGTCTCGGCGCTGAGCGAGGCCGCAGGCCTGTCCACCCGGCAGTTCTACGAGGAGTTCCGCACCCTTGAGGACGTGCTGGCCGCTCTGCATCTCCAGGTCAACGACTGGGCCGAGGAAGCCGTCGTGACCGCGCTCGCCGACGTACAGGGCCTGCCGCTCGCCGAGCGTGCCACCGGCATCTTTCGCTCCTACGCCGCCAACGTCACCGGCGACCCGCGCCGGATACGGATCACCTTCGTCGAGATCATCGGTGTGAGCCCGCGCCTGGAGGAGCAGCGCCTCGCCCGTCGCTCCCGATGGGTGGACCTCATCTGCGCCGAGGCGGAATCGGCCGCCGCGCGGGGAGAGGCGGCCCCGCGTGACTACCGCATCGCCGCAACCGCCTTCATCGGCAGCGTCAACGGCCTGCTTCACGACTGGAGCGCCGGGTGGGTCGACGCGACGCTGGACGAGGTGGTGGACGAACTGGTGCAGCAGTTGCTGGCGATTCTGCGTCCGCCGGGGTGGGCCGCGCCGGCGGACTGA
- a CDS encoding glycosyltransferase — translation MTAGSRGDVAPYTGLGHGLSRAGHEVTLVTHARFEPLVAGSKVHFHALPVDPRAELESSRGRGLHRSGTGVGKLVRVVAMARTLVGRMTDDLVAAARSSDVLLLSGSVGPLGHTIAEGLSLPYLDVPLQPLAPTREFGPPMLGVRSLGAVGNRIAGHGVGLAVEQVFAGALPAVRERLGLPRASAAVARRARERPVLHGFSPLVVPRPRDWRPGLTVTGYWWPYDTVSQLPPLLRDFLDAGPPPVYVGLGSATVPDPERLSGAIVRALRRAGLRGVIQRGWAGLGAVGDDMLSVDEVPHSALFPRMAVVVHHAGAGTTAAGLRAGVPAVPVPIQFDEGFWAARLVALGVAPRALPLRRLTADTLAAALLRATGDPAFGRRAARLGARIRDEDGVAPVLAAVNGLGAV, via the coding sequence ATGACGGCGGGTTCCCGGGGCGACGTCGCCCCCTACACCGGACTCGGGCACGGGCTCTCCCGTGCCGGACACGAGGTCACCCTGGTCACCCACGCCCGCTTCGAGCCGCTCGTGGCGGGGTCGAAGGTCCACTTCCATGCACTGCCCGTGGATCCGCGGGCCGAGCTGGAGTCCTCACGCGGGCGTGGTCTGCACCGCAGCGGGACCGGCGTGGGGAAGCTGGTGCGGGTGGTGGCGATGGCACGCACACTGGTCGGGCGGATGACCGACGACCTCGTGGCGGCCGCCCGGTCGAGCGACGTCCTGCTGCTGTCCGGTTCGGTCGGCCCGCTCGGGCACACCATCGCCGAGGGACTGTCGCTGCCGTACCTGGACGTGCCGCTCCAACCACTGGCCCCCACAAGGGAGTTCGGGCCTCCGATGCTGGGCGTCCGCTCACTGGGGGCCGTGGGCAACCGGATCGCCGGGCACGGGGTGGGTCTGGCCGTCGAGCAGGTCTTCGCCGGGGCGCTGCCCGCGGTGCGGGAGCGGCTGGGACTGCCCCGCGCGAGTGCCGCCGTGGCCCGGCGGGCCCGGGAGCGGCCGGTGCTGCACGGCTTCAGCCCCCTGGTGGTACCGCGGCCGCGAGACTGGCGGCCGGGTCTCACCGTTACCGGATACTGGTGGCCGTACGACACGGTTTCCCAACTCCCGCCCCTTCTGCGGGACTTCCTCGACGCGGGACCACCTCCCGTGTACGTCGGCCTGGGCAGCGCCACCGTGCCCGACCCCGAGCGGCTCAGCGGCGCCATCGTGCGCGCGCTGCGCAGGGCCGGGCTGCGGGGAGTGATCCAGCGGGGCTGGGCCGGCCTCGGGGCTGTCGGCGACGACATGCTGAGCGTCGACGAGGTCCCGCACTCCGCGCTCTTCCCCCGCATGGCCGTCGTGGTCCACCACGCGGGCGCGGGCACGACGGCGGCGGGTCTGCGCGCCGGCGTACCCGCCGTGCCGGTACCGATCCAGTTCGACGAGGGCTTCTGGGCCGCCCGTCTGGTCGCCCTGGGAGTGGCCCCGCGCGCCCTGCCGCTGCGCCGCCTCACCGCCGACACCCTGGCCGCGGCCCTTTTGCGGGCCACCGGCGATCCGGCGTTCGGGCGGCGCGCGGCGCGACTGGGGGCGCGGATCCGGGACGAGGACGGCGTGGCGCCGGTGCTGGCCGCGGTGAACGGGCTCGGCGCGGTGTAG
- a CDS encoding RICIN domain-containing protein has protein sequence MYPPPCSPRRGLVHRCRAAAVRLLALALTAAAALLFAVPGPAQAATARQIAVPTAPMGWASWNSFAAKIDYNVIKKQVDAFVAAGLPAAGYKYINIDEGWWQGTRDSGGNITVDTGEWPGGMSAIADYIHSKGLKAGIYTDAGKDGCGYYYPTGRPAAPGSGSEGHYDQDMLQFSKWGFDFVKVDWCGGDVEGLDAATTYRSISDAVTKASAATGRPLTLSVCNWGKQNPWNWAPGQAPMWRTSTDIIFYGNKPSMTNLLSNFDQTLHPTAQHTGYYNDPDMLMVGMDGFTAAQNRTHMNLWAISGAPLLAGNDLTTMTSETASILKNPEVVAVDQDPRGLQGVKVAEDTSGLQVYGKALAGTGNRAVVLLNRTSAAQNITVRWSDLGLTDASATVRDLWARSNAGSHGTSYTTSVPAGGSVMLTVTGGTEASSSTYTGTSSFSGVAAGSTGVKVVDVSYTNNTSGARTGTLTVNGQRSTAVSFPPTGAGPGTISVQVGLSKGATNSLTFSGAPTLDSITVRPQPGTDGTQVVGKQSGRCLDIYDHTITNGTQAELWGCNGGQNQAWTSTSRKELVVYGNKCLDAYDSGTSNGTKVVIWDCNGQNNQKWNINSDGTITNVNAGLCLDAYNNGTANGTSMVLWTCGTGDNQRWTLN, from the coding sequence ATGTACCCCCCTCCGTGCTCGCCCCGAAGAGGTCTCGTGCACCGGTGCAGGGCCGCCGCTGTACGTCTCCTCGCCCTCGCCCTGACCGCGGCCGCCGCATTGCTGTTCGCGGTGCCGGGCCCGGCGCAGGCGGCGACGGCCCGTCAGATCGCCGTGCCCACCGCCCCCATGGGCTGGGCCTCCTGGAACAGTTTCGCCGCCAAGATCGACTACAACGTGATCAAGAAGCAGGTCGACGCGTTCGTCGCGGCGGGGCTGCCGGCAGCCGGATACAAGTACATCAACATCGACGAGGGCTGGTGGCAGGGCACCCGCGACAGCGGCGGCAACATCACCGTCGACACAGGTGAGTGGCCCGGCGGCATGAGCGCCATCGCCGACTACATCCACAGCAAGGGCCTCAAGGCCGGTATCTACACGGACGCCGGCAAGGACGGCTGCGGCTACTACTACCCGACCGGCCGCCCCGCCGCGCCGGGCAGCGGCAGCGAGGGCCACTACGACCAGGACATGCTGCAGTTCTCGAAGTGGGGCTTCGACTTCGTCAAGGTCGACTGGTGCGGCGGCGACGTCGAAGGGCTCGACGCGGCGACGACGTACCGGTCGATCAGCGACGCGGTCACCAAGGCGTCGGCCGCCACCGGCCGTCCGCTGACCCTGTCGGTCTGCAACTGGGGCAAGCAGAACCCCTGGAACTGGGCGCCGGGCCAGGCCCCCATGTGGCGCACCAGCACGGACATCATCTTCTACGGCAACAAGCCGTCGATGACGAACCTGCTGTCCAACTTCGACCAGACCCTGCACCCCACGGCCCAGCACACCGGCTACTACAACGACCCGGACATGCTGATGGTCGGCATGGACGGCTTCACCGCCGCCCAGAACCGCACCCATATGAACCTGTGGGCGATCTCCGGCGCACCGCTCCTCGCCGGTAACGACCTCACCACCATGACCTCCGAGACCGCCTCGATACTGAAGAACCCCGAGGTCGTCGCCGTCGACCAGGACCCGCGCGGCCTGCAGGGCGTCAAGGTCGCCGAGGACACGAGCGGACTGCAGGTGTACGGCAAGGCGCTGGCCGGCACCGGCAACCGCGCCGTCGTCCTCCTCAACCGCACCTCCGCCGCCCAGAACATCACCGTCCGCTGGTCCGACCTGGGCCTGACCGACGCGTCCGCGACCGTGCGTGACCTGTGGGCGCGCTCCAACGCCGGTAGCCACGGCACGAGTTACACGACCAGTGTCCCGGCGGGCGGCTCGGTCATGCTGACGGTCACCGGGGGGACCGAGGCGTCGAGCAGCACCTACACCGGCACGTCGAGCTTCAGCGGCGTCGCCGCCGGGAGCACCGGGGTCAAGGTCGTCGACGTCTCGTACACGAACAACACCTCCGGTGCCCGCACCGGCACCCTCACGGTCAACGGCCAGCGCTCCACCGCGGTCTCCTTCCCGCCGACCGGAGCCGGCCCAGGCACGATCTCCGTCCAGGTCGGCCTGTCCAAGGGCGCCACCAACTCGCTCACCTTCTCGGGCGCCCCGACCCTCGACTCGATCACAGTCAGACCCCAGCCCGGGACCGACGGCACCCAGGTCGTCGGCAAGCAGTCCGGACGCTGCCTCGACATCTACGACCACACGATCACCAACGGCACCCAGGCCGAGCTGTGGGGCTGCAACGGCGGCCAGAACCAGGCCTGGACGTCCACCTCCCGCAAGGAACTCGTGGTGTACGGCAACAAGTGCCTGGACGCCTACGACAGCGGCACGAGCAACGGCACCAAGGTCGTCATCTGGGACTGCAACGGCCAGAACAACCAGAAGTGGAACATCAACAGCGACGGCACGATCACCAACGTCAACGCGGGCCTCTGTCTGGACGCCTACAACAACGGCACGGCCAACGGCACCTCCATGGTGCTGTGGACATGCGGTACGGGCGACAACCAGAGGTGGACGCTCAACTAG